CACTCTTTCTGGGGGCTTGGGTAAAACTGGtcattacagtatgtacacatgACATTATCACAATGCTCAGGTAGCTAACTGGCTTCAACattatttgatattttcaaAGAGTACCCTCAAACCCTGAGAATAGACCTTTTTCATGGCATAGGGAATGGAGCATCTGAAGCATCATTTGAAAGGTGCTACGGAGCTACGGTAACGCTAACGATATCGATCCTTGACAGCTTACCATCCATGATGGTCACTGATGTGTGTCCAATGTACAAATAGGTGGGGTGGAGGACCTTCAGGCCTGCTAGCCAAATGCCGACTACACAATCGTCCAGACAAAGATAAGCTAGCTAGTTATGCTAACCGAATGCTAACAAAATGTTGGCTAATCAAGCATAATTACCGGTATCTTGTCAAATGAAACCCATAAGCCTACTTTTGTCTGACTGTATACTAATATACATATgcaacattttgtgttttaatctTATTCACTGTGTAGTGTTTTGTGTTAGTTCAGAAGTTCTTTTGGACACTTACAGTAACCAGCCAGATGGCACTCTTACCCTTACCCTCCAAAAAAGGCCGACTTGCTGTCAATGACATCACATTCCTATAGACTGTTCCAGGGATGACGGATTTTTGtaagccaaccaggaagttagcatcgccctggttccctcgacaaaaagccaatggtaTTTTTCCATTGGACGATTATTGCAGAAAGAAAAAGCTCTGAGGCAAACAAACTTTATGATACAtgatacacattttgttcacataatgaacaccatttttatgatttttgaagagtaaatgcaatcggcaggAGTAAAAGGCTaatgttgatgtattttatgtcttagaacaaaatattcaaatctcttcagcttgtgttaactgcagaccttatttcagggatctaactaaaaacccattgacttccagacgagagaactggaagtgctaaaatgctaactcatttctgggttcctgtagctctctattcCCTGTTCAGTTGTAGCCTACATGTCAGCAGGAAAAACACTTTGAACATTGAAGGAATACTTCAATATTTTTGGGAAACATGCTTATTCCCTTTCTTTTTGTGAGATGACAAAACAATATCAATCTTAAAAATGATTATCTTAGGATGTGGTTAGCCTTGCTTAGCATAGGCAGaggagaaacagctagcctggttctgtccaaagCTCAAAAATACACCGAGCAACACCTGTAAAGCTCACTGAATAACATCATGTATCTTATTTGTTTAATCAGCACACAGACTGAACAAACAGAACTGTTAAGAtaacaatttgtggttttagggGGAGTTCCTCGCTGTAAAtctacatatttttatttatcagtcTTTACCAGTGAGGTTGTCAGGTGCCTGTACAGAGACCAGAACCAAAACCTGTGCTCATCGACTGTATCTGGAAATCCCGCAGTGGAGACAACACAGAACTGCTGGGGAtgataattttgaaaaaaaataaccgaccctcgttaaccgattattaaccgttaaccgacaagatttgtgcctcgcatgcagcgtgCGTCAGCTgcaatgtatgagcacaacagacaactgagtctccagttcaccgtacATGAGCCCTAATTTAGCATGCAGTtgctttcccagtaaaagtgtccaccgcacatttagtttagtttagcaggtagTCAGCTGTGTGTCCGCCCGGCGTAATGACACTCTGTCTGTCcagattaacgatagcgattgacctacaaatagtgtgtgtgtttgtgctacgttagcagctgctAGCATTGCCGGTGGCTCCGTGCTCGCTgtagccacacacatacactctgtCAGGGCCgcgtaacttcagcgagtttccgacagaccgcgcgtgtgtgtggtttctgtcggtggtgttctagctgtgaacgtagctgtagcagacagtgtgtgtacactttatttgtcggtgaataaatgctacgaggctacaactcctccgctcaagccaagcctccaggaagagcgccggtcgtcgatcccaacttttgtagtggccaaatggcagtactgcaacttccgtgtcagtcacatGATGCATTttggaccccgtgaccgagtcatgttaTAGAGCGGGCggtactgcgcatgttccatgtgcccaagatctgggtactttttTCCatacggaagtcgagccattttggcttcatgcgccactgagcaactttcataggaatgaacggtgccccgcctccaacgctggatccagttctctctATATATCCATGACTCAAGCGAGCTATAGGCGGGaaccaacttcctgtatctataAAGCCGGCACAgcctctcttaaggtggaccagcttttctccttaaactgacaagtttttctcagctttttaattaattattaatatttattttaaccgttttaaccgatagcgttaatcggttgaaatgcttaatgtcggttaatggttaaatggttaattattaacacccCTTGTCCAGATAGATAAACTGTTGTTCATTCAGAAATGACAGCAGCACATAACTTCCCAAActacaaatgatcatttttacatttctgtctgTGTACAGATCAAACAAAGGAGATACAGTAGGCctacgtgttaattagtgagctttacaTAATCTGACACAACGTGAGGCAAGCATTTCCATCCACCGTGCGCATTTTCAATTCGTGCATAAAGAAAACCTGAGTGGAAATGttgaatatttgaaaaaaaaaactctaatacagaatatatactgtatatcaatatatatatatatatatatatatatatttatattgcaaaaaAGTTAGTTCAGTTTCCAACTGACTTGGATTTGTCTGcttgacaaaaacacagaacaacAGTGCAAATCACACAAGACAAATTGTTTATGTGACACTTCACTGTTCCATTTTTGCCCTGTTCTGgggggaggtcaaaggtcagggacAACGACAGAGACTTCCCAGAGCTGGTCTGTATCCAGTGTGTTGCTCAATAACACCTCAGCTACTGTATCACCATGTCTATAGGTAAAGCACGGGCTctctaaaacacatcaccaCCACAATGTGCAGACTACGCCaacaactgatgattattttattatataagaacctctaatttattaatttattgattaatcagttaattgttAGCctcagaaaatagaaaaaaatcaaaagccTGTCTGTATTTCTCAGAGTCCAAGGTGACTTCAGCAGTTAAATCCTAAAGATATTTCAATTCATAATAATAACctataaaactgaaaaatattGAGCATTTTTGTATGATTGACCTCAATGAATCGATTATCGAAATTGTTGTCAATTTCCGTTGATCAATTAATGAACCACTTGTTTCAGCACTAGCGTAGATGCAAATGGCACAAAAGTAACCATAATGTAGTATACAGTGgtgaaatgtaactaagtacatttactcaagtactgttctttttaaggtacttttactttacttcagtattttaatttcatgctactttcttcttcttctccactacATCTCTGAGGGAAAGATTGTACcgtttactgcactacatttatctgacagctttagttacttttaaaaaaaaaaatacaatactgTGCTACagattaaactatccaacaGTACGTACAGTACTTTTATTGTagtatattttaatgctaatacttttgtacttaagtaaaattttgaatgcaggtcttttacttgtaacagagtatttctacactgtggtattagtactttttaaagatctgagtacttcctccaccactggtaGCATAGCACTGTACTTGAATACATTGTAAATGTCGTTGTACTTAACTTGAGTTTCCATTTTATGATACTTTACACTTCTACTCatctacatttcagaggaaatttttttactttttactccactagcTTTGTTTGGCAACTACAGTAACTAGTTACTTTATTGATAaggattttacacacaaaacctATAAAAAAAAACCACTATCAAATGTGACGTGTTGTTAAATATAATGAAGACTCCCAAGCAAAATCTGAACCTCGACCGGCCACATTTAAATGCTACCTggtcattaaaggtcccatatcatgcccattttcagcttcacacttgtattttatgtttctactagaacatgtttacatgctgtaatgttaaaaaaacaacttttattttcctcatgctgtcggcctgaatatacctgtattcaccctctgtctcaaacgctccgttttagtgcatttcaacggaattgtgttgttaggcaacagtttgggtcgatgtttacttcctgtcagctgatgttatttacatccactgaaacaggaaataaactgggacacatttagaatgttcatgtttaaatccacgtaatggtctaaatattatacatttgtgacatcacaaatggacagaaatcctaacggcttgtttcaaacgcacaatttccgaatacgggctgtgtgtatttctccgtatattgagcgttttgatagtttaacagtatttataaagcacttaaacctgttttataatataaaagacatgaaaatctcactttttacaatatgggacctttaaagctgaagtcggtaactttgatcatatatgataaaaaaaagttaaactgCCACTATGTCCtcacagtagtacatgagacagatattCTGTGACTAAAGTcatgttcctctctctcctcctagtgctcttgattacatttgcaagatttcacagcgtggaaggaaaacaaccagagcCGAGCGGTCTctaggcagctgtcaatcactgctcaccaactccgatcaaacggtcaaactaggcagcgccgatcAACATGAATaaacattctgttactgtaatgtctgttTTCAGCATGCtgaccgggtcacaaactttctcatttaacagctaaacagtacactcaAATAtgtttgtgattgacagctgcccggagacagctcggctctgattagtTGTCTTGTTCGGGACCGGTGGAATCTCGATGCCagtaggagcacaggaggacacaggggaagaggatttttttcagattatctgcactactgtcaggatatagtgaccgttttataaaaattgtcATATTTGCGCAAAGttacagactgcagctttaatgtatcagtgataataatccaatataataatataatttaacaaTATAACACTCACAAGGAACACATTTTCCtgcatgagtacttttactttcaatgaTTTATGTAAGTTTTACCGATAATACTTCTGTTCCTGTGATTGAATATTTTTAGAGTGTAGTATGGAGTGCAGGATCTGAATACCTCTTCTATCACAGCAAGATGTAACAAAGACAGACTGATATTATCATTACTGTTAAGGatattaaaaagacaaataaatatgaTCAGCTGTGACACTGTTTACACAAAGAAGTTTGTAAACTTGATAAATGATATGATCATTATTGTTCATGACGATGTCATCATTATTGTTATGGAACCACAAATTGCTActtatattataaaattaaaagAACTGATTTGCTGTGCTACTGTATATCCCCATTCTACAAACTCATCAAATTCCACCCTAACTTGGTTACCACGACAAGACACAACTTTCCATCTTAAATCaattaaaggtctcatattgtaaaaaaatagattttcatgtcttttatattataaatcaggtttaagtgctttataaatactgttaaactatcaaaacgctcaatatacggagaaacacacacagtccgtattcagaaattgtgcatttgaaagaagccgttaggatttttgtccatttgtgatgtcacaaatatacaatatttagatcattacacggttttaaacataaacattcttaatgtgtcccagtttacttcctgttgcagtgtatgtaaataacatcagctgacaggaagtaaacatggacccaagcttttgcctagcaacgcaatttccgaggaaaataacgttttttttaaacattacagcatgtaaacatgttctaaaagaaacacaaaatacaagtatgaacctgaaaatgagcacgatatgggacctttaaagggttagttcaccCAAACTACGAAACTGTACATATATTTTAGTCTCTTCCCTCTAGTGCTATCTAGCCATGCAtatagtttgggttttatttgtccaggtttTAAAACATCTGCCTCCACACCAATGTAATGGAGATCAATCAACAGTTTTCATTAGAACTATTTGTCACccgggttggaaattagcaccagccaccagacAAATGCAGGAAAAATATTCAAGTGGCTGCTGGATTtgtttcactcaccagccaaaaataCAATGGTAATCTATTTAGTGGCACAGCGGCaggtgggaaaaaaagtaaatttccaACCCTGTTTGTCACAGAAGAAACTGAAAACAGCTGACACTAtttctgaaacaaaaaaaaaagtacagaccCTCCAAATGCTGATAGATAACATTTTCATTAACTCAGAGGCTGTGTATTAAAGAGATGTTGCGGATTCATTTTTGGTAACATTTTCTTATAAGGCACCCTGTATAAAGGGTTTATGAGCTGTCACTAAAGATTTTAACTGTAAATAAATCTTTTATTAATGCTTTATACATCAGTAAGTTCATGAGACAtcagggttgccaggttgtaaaaaaaatctcatttggTTGGTCAAACAGTCTACTTGATGAACTAAAGGGCTACCAGGCCTTTCTTATCAACAGCTGATAATTCATCTACCAAGCATTATTTTATGAACCATTAATTAAGCCTTTAATAAAACCTTTTATACAGTGTGCCTTATTAgaaagtgtttttattaatatgaatacCACAAGCAAAGTTCATTTAGCTCCATTGTATTGAGGGGGAAGAAATAAAACTCAGAGAACCTGGACAGATACAACTGAACTCTGGACAGACACCACTAGAGATGTTATTGGAGTGACAAAGCCTTTTCAAAGCACATTAACCCACCAACAGCATGTCggaaacaacatttttaatagTTGAAATAAATACTCCAATACATGCATGATcaaaacactttaaaatactATGGGAAGTCTGGTAAATAGTGTAAAACCTAtggcacacactcacagcagcTTTTTACCAATTAAGAATTCacacatgttgaaaaaaaacaaaaacaagcatcGAGACACTCGGATCACTCTTTTCCAATCTCACAAAGCACATGTAATCGAGCAGGTCAGCCAACCATAGGGTTCACACAGTGAGGCTACATCCATCATCGAGGCTGCTGTTTTCACCGAAGCTGAAAACTGAGGTAAACTTTTCAGGTTTGAAGGCTGCTCGTCTGTCGGTGAGAGCGGGTGGTCACAGCTGAGCCCGCCACGTCAGGCCCAGAGAGCTCAACGGGGGTCCGTTCGGAACAAGGTTTGAGCCGCAGCCAGCGCGACACAAAACCCTGTAGCGTTTGTTAGCGCTCCTCTGCATTCAAACACACTTCAGCCACGTGAACAGACCCACCGACAGCCTTCTACTGATGTTACTCTGACTCTAAACCTGATGAACAGGGATAACCCAAGTGAGTCTCTTTGGTACGTCAGAATAGGACAGAGGGGACATGCTGCCTCTTCCTAAACTAATTCACAGAATGAGAGTTGACTGGCGGCAGAGTCCTTGGAGAGGAGCGTTCTCTGAGTGCCTGGGTGACCAGGGTGCAGCCGTCGGACACGGCACACGCCGAGTTACGCAGACGCTCGCGGTAGTCTGCCATTTTGGAGCTGCTCTCGGGATGCTGTGCGACGTCCCTGAGGCCCTGAGTGAGGAGGACGCAGGCTGAAACCACACTCATGGCCCCCCCTAACACCGCAGTCTGTACCCCCTTCCCTTCAGTGGAGATACTCGCAGCTCTCCCCAGGAACTGAGGTTCCGTGGCGAAACCGACCAGGGCGCTGACAGCCTGGACCAGAGCCGCACTAAAGAGAACACAGCGGTTCCTGGTCAGCTCGCTGGGCTGGGTTTTCACCTCTTTGACGCACGCCAGGAAGGCTGTGCCGCTCGTGCTCATGCTCTTGACGCTCAGTTTGAACTGCTCTTTCGCAAAGCGGTCCCTGGACCGCTCGCTGGCTAGCGAGGAGATGTCCGTCAGATTCTTGAGGCTGGTGGAGATGTTCTGAGAGAGCTCGAGGAGGAGCTGTGGGGTGAGGTCCAGCAGGGGCGTGACCCGGAGGACGCCGCAGCTCTGCTCCACTTCGTGCCGGCAGCGGGTCACCTTGTAGCGGTCCACCAGACCCGGCAGGCAGGGCTGAGAGCCGGAGGTCTCCACGGCCGCCAGGTAAGCGGCGTGGGCCGAGCACTCCGTCAGAGACACCACCAGATCGGCCATCTCCAGGAGACGGTCGCCCACCTCCGTGAAGCGGCCCATGTTGAGCTGGCTCTGGATGTCGTGGGTGAGAATGGAGAGCTCTTTGGTCCTGGCGATGACCGTGTCACGGCACTGGTCGAAGGTCTCCGCCACCGCCACGCCCTCAGAGGTCATGACCGGCCTGGTCTCGCTGGACA
Above is a genomic segment from Sebastes umbrosus isolate fSebUmb1 chromosome 2, fSebUmb1.pri, whole genome shotgun sequence containing:
- the tlnrd1 gene encoding talin rod domain-containing protein 1 produces the protein MASGGSGKSASEGSTSTPGGSLQQRKRLSSVCDTCKGKMQLVADLLLLSSETRPVMTSEGVAVAETFDQCRDTVIARTKELSILTHDIQSQLNMGRFTEVGDRLLEMADLVVSLTECSAHAAYLAAVETSGSQPCLPGLVDRYKVTRCRHEVEQSCGVLRVTPLLDLTPQLLLELSQNISTSLKNLTDISSLASERSRDRFAKEQFKLSVKSMSTSGTAFLACVKEVKTQPSELTRNRCVLFSAALVQAVSALVGFATEPQFLGRAASISTEGKGVQTAVLGGAMSVVSACVLLTQGLRDVAQHPESSSKMADYRERLRNSACAVSDGCTLVTQALRERSSPRTLPPVNSHSVN